The Rhinoraja longicauda isolate Sanriku21f chromosome 25, sRhiLon1.1, whole genome shotgun sequence genome has a window encoding:
- the rhof gene encoding rho-related GTP-binding protein RhoF has protein sequence MAVANGHDRNSAATGGNELKIVIVGDGGCGKTSLLMVFAKGDFPEQYAPSVFEKYMTDITIRNKKVTLTLYDTAGQEDYDRLRPLSYQETNVILICYDVTNPTSFENVRIKWVPEVNHFCQEVPTLLIGCKTDLRMDKERLRRLRAAQQEPITYNQGEETARQINATMYLECSAKFRENIEDIFKEASTAALSALKKKKSKRKRKQKQCVLL, from the exons ATGGCCGTGGCAAATGGCCATGATCGGAACTCGGCCGCGACCGGTGGAAACGAGCTGAAGATTGTGATAGTTGGGGATGGAGGCTGTGGGAAAACGTCCTTGCTCATGGTGTTCGCCAAAGGGGACTTCCCAGAA CAATACGCTCCATCAGTGTTCGAGAAGTATATGACCGATATCACAATTAGGAACAAGAAAGTCACCTTGACTCTATATGACACGGCAG GTCAAGAGGACTATGACAGACTGCGCCCACTCTCCTACCAAGAAACAAATGTTATCTTAATCTGCTACGATGTTACAAACCCCACAAGTTTTGAGAACGTTCGTATCAAG TgggttcctgaagtcaatcacttcTGCCAGGAAGTCCCCACCCTCCTCATTGGTTGCAAAACAGACCTTCGAATGGATAAAGAGCGCTTGAGAAGACTGAGAGCCGCCCAACAGGAGCCAATCACTTACAACCAG GGAGAAGAAACTGCTCGCCAGATTAATGCTACCATGTACTTGGAGTGCTCAGCTAAATTCCGGGAGAATATAGAGGACATCTTTAAAGAAGCTTCCACTGCAGCTTTAAGTGCCTTGAAGAAGAAAAAGAGCAAAAGGAAGAGAAAACAGAAGCAATGTGTGCTTCTTTGA